The genomic window TGTCGGAACGAGTGGCGGCTCGAGAGCTTGATTTCCAGTATGCGTTTGGTGTCGCTGTACTGCAGGCGTTGCGAGATGTCGTCCTAGACATGAAGTCAATCGATCCGTATTTCGACGAGATTCGGAACGCCCGTGAACAGCCACCAGAAGCTGAGGACTAAAAGCGAAACAGATGACTGAGTCGTTTGACGTGTTTCAGGAGTCAGGAGCGTGGGTTGCAGATACGGGACTGTTCGTTGCGTGTGGGCGACAGCAGCACAACAAGTACACTGCACTCGAGCGATTCGCTCGACGAAACGACCTTACATTCGTCATTCCCCAGCGTGTTTATGACGAACTTGGTGGCGCGCCAGATCGAAGTACGCCGGGACAGACACCGATCAACAGCGCTATCGAAGCAGGCTGGGTCAAGGTGGCAGGTGAACCAGACTACACAAACAGTGTCGTTTCACGGGTGATGGACGACGTGCGGACGTTCATTGCTCACTCGTCAAACAGAGCCGAAGATACGATTGAAAAAACTGACACTGCACTCGCTGCAGTCACTGTTGAATTGCTCGATACGGGAGAAAGCGATTTTGTCTGCGTCGTAACAACCGATACCGATGCTGGAGAAGGCGTTGTATCCGCTCTCGAAGCGAATGGGTTCGCGAACCGTGTTCAGTGGAAAGATGGATTCGAACTGATTGACGAGATCACCTGAGGTTGCGGAATCCTTATCCTCGGATAGACAGAAACCCCGATATGTTCGATTTGACAAAATTCCAGCGGGACCTCTTGTACGTGATCGCCGGCCAGGACGAGCCACACGGACTCGCGATCAAAGACGAACTCGAAGAGTACTACGAGAAAGAAATTCATCACGGCCGGCTCTATCCAAATCTCGATACTGTCGTCGACAAAGGCCTCGTCGAGAAGGGAGAACTCGATCGACGGACAAACTACTACACCATCACTGCTCGTGGCCGGCGTGAACTCAAAGCCCGCCGAGAGTGGGAAGATCAGTACGTCGGCGAACTGCTCTCAACAGCGGAATAGTCACGTATCCATTGCGGAAGTCGGAGTAGAGGGGTACCGTCTTAACCAACAATCGCTCGAGTCTTCGTCTTCCGTTGGTTAATAGTATCACAACGGTCTCGATGGGATGCCGTTATCGGCTGGACAGTCTGTTGTTGGAACTGATAGCTGATGAGGGCCATTAGTTTCAGTTTCACCGTGGTTGGATCGCCTATATACAGCACCACGGACAAACCAACGGTAGAGGGGGAACCATACTACTACCACTCTGTCGCAGTCACACGCTCTTCCCCTCACACCAGTAGCTTCAACGTATGTCCACGACAAACTCGCCATCGCTCGGCACCTGTCCGTTCTGCCACGCCGAGATCACATCCAGCAACGTGATCCTCGAGTACGAGACAGCGACCGGACCGACAGTATACGCTGAGTGCCCTGAATGCCGCGACGTCGTGACCCCGGAGTGACCACCCTATGCTGTTTGTAGCTGTGAACTGGCTACTGGATCTGGTGAGCCGGAATGAAGTGGTGTCCGAGTGCCGGCACTGCGGTACCACCGTCGACAGCGATACCGAAACCTGTCCTGCATGCGGCGCAGACGCGATCGTCCAGTATCAGATTCCCTGACCTCATGCCAGAACACTACGAGCAAATATTGGAGATTGTAGCGGAGAATCCAGGATGCACTGTCGACGATATTGAGGACTTGGTAGCGGATCACAGTAGCACTGATACCGATATTCCCGCCCTCCTCTCAGAGGCAGTGAGTAACGACGATCTTCTCGAGTTCGACGACCAGTACTGGGTCATGCGGACAGGCAAGTACCGGTTCGACCGGTACGACCACCCGGAAACGTGACGCTCCTGGATAGCCAGCGATGTATTTCCGGGTGGAGTCGGCCGTGAACGATCTCCTTCTCGAAGTCGTTCTCGAGTTCCGCCTTGATTACCAGCTCGTACGGTTCCTCCAGGCCTATCGAAAGTAGAAAAATTCGATGAGCTCCGGCGTTAGCAGGTGTACCAGCCACCAGATTTATTCTAAGTTGGAATCAAATCCGGATGTGGCGAGGGGGACTACCTACTGGATCTCGGTAGGAGGCCCAGACCAACGACAGGGACCTCGCCGCGGATGATCGGGATCATCCCACGATCAACATATCACCCACCATCGTCCGTCCCCCCGGATGGACACCCACCCCACCACCTACCATAACCACCGATACACCGTCTCCTTGCGGTGTTTTTGCTGCTACTTGATATTGAGAGAGGTTATCAGAACCCGTCACAAGAGCTCCGTGCAGCTATCAATGAACGTCGCCAACTCCCGTGCTGCCTCACGTTCGAGTGAGACAGCGACACCTTCGTTTTCGCTTTCTCGAAAGTGGATTAGAACGCCATGTTCGTGCAGCTCCACCGATGCTTGGGCTGCACCTATTTTTGGATACTCCTCTTCACGAACGATTGGTTCGATCGTTCGCGCACGGTCGATCAGCTGTGGAAGTACGTCATGGAGTTCTTTCGTCGCGATATCGTCTCGGAGATACAATGGTTGCCAGTCATCGGCAGTATAACTGAATGCTGATCGAAATGTATTGCCGGCGCGGTCGTGAATCAACCGGACAAGGTCCTGATATTCGGGTTTGACCATACAGGGTGTTCTGATTCCCCGTGTTTGATTTTTGTCTCCTCTGATTCTAATTGACTCGTGAGAGTGTTGACGCGCTCGAGATTTAGATACCAAATATATTGGCCAGTGTACCTATGGCCATCACTGACCGACTGATAAATGACGAGGGGGATGGGGGACATCTGTCGTTGCCAGACAGGTCCTTTGGCCCGAAGACAGGTCCTCCTCGTCACTGTTCCAACGGTCCGATCGTTGGGGGCACCCACGACCACCGGCTCATCCCGCCGGTGGTCTCAACATCCATCGCGGCTATCCTTCAACCTCGTCGTTCCGAGGCATTACTGCATTGTCAACGTCGGTAGACATCCGCTTGTCTTCGGGCGAGTCGGCGTCCATATATGATCCATTCTGCTGCAGTACTACAGGATCACACGTATTCACTTATTTATTAGTAGAACTAAAGATGTAGTAGGCATATGTGTATCCTATGTCAGAGGATTCTAAACTTAAGAAAATCTGTGTCTATGGTTTTGGCATCCTCATGTTGCTGGGAGGTCTTGGCGGCATGTTCGAAGGAGGATTAGGGTTGCTTGGCGGGCCAATTCTTATCGTCACATCTCTACTTCTAATTCCCAAAACTCGCCCACTCATCACAGATGCTATTGATTCAGCTGGTGGCCCTGACCTGAGTACAGTAGGGCGCGGTGCATTCATCGGACTCATCATTGTCGGATTTGTCGTTGGCGGGGCACTACTTCCCGCAGCCGATACACAAGAAACGGAAGGTGTGGAAACACCACCATCACCATCTAATTCGACTGATTCTCCTGATTCTACATCTGAACCATCATCTGGCGATCTCGACTCTACATCAGACTCATCAACAGACGAATCAACGGATTCACTAGGTTCGTCATCGGACGATTCATCAGGCACATCATCAGGAGATAGCTCGGATTCACCTTCTGAGGTCTCCAGAGACGACTCTTCTGGTGATACCACGAGTGAGTCTCCTGACGACTCTACGTCCGATTCTTCTGATCAATCTACAGATAGCGGCCAGGAAACCTCATGGACGGTTACAGTTCTATCTGTAACAGATGGAGACACGATGGACGTTCGGATGCCTGATGGCAGCACAGACACAATCCGTCTGCTGGGCGTCGATACACCTGAGACTAGTGCTGGGAACACAGACCCAACAGAGTGGGAAGGTATCCCGGATAACGCGGACGGACGAGAGTGGTTAGAGCAATGGGGTAGTGAAGCCAGCGAGTATGCAGAAGAGCGTCTTGCTGGCGAAGAGATATACATCGAGGTGGATGAGGAGTCCGACCGACGTGGTACGTATGATCGCCTACTCGTGTATGCATACCAGTCTGAGTCTTCGTCAACGTCGTTCAATCTCAGACTCATCGAGAATGGATATGCACGGATGTATGATAGCCAGTTCTCACAGCGTTCAACCCACCAATCGGCAGAATCCGAGGCACAAAACAACAATGTAGGCGTCTGGGATTACTCCGGGTCCTCAAGTCCACCATCTGGCGACGGCGGCAGTCAAGACGGTGATATCGTAGTATCAACCATCCATGCTGATGCAAATGGCAACGACCACGAGAACCTAAATGATGAGTACATCGAACTTACGAACGAGGGACGCTCGTCTGTGGATATGACTGGCTGGACTATATCTGATGATGCGGACCACACGTACCACATCCCATCTGGGTTCACACTCGATGCAGGCGAATCTGTGATTATCTACAGCGGAAGTGGATCAGATACCGATACAGAGCTATATTGGGGCTCTGGGAGCGCAATATGGAACAATAGTGGAGATACCATTATCGTGACGAACGCTGACGGCGAGACTGTCATCAACCGGGAATACTAATCCTCAGCCAGCAATATACTCTATCTCATTGCTCTCTGAGTTCTGGGACTAGACAGCGTCATAATCTATCTCACCTGTCCGCTTCTGGTTCATCAACATCAGATTTCTCTACAATATAAGGAATGTGTTACCAGTCGATAGGTATATTCTCTCCCAATGATTTCTTTTGTAGTATACAGTTGGGGGATTGGAAACTGTTCATGTTTGACCAGAACTGTTTCAGGAGCCAGATAGCTGTTATCGTGGTCGCCGTGATGCTGGTCCTTGCGGGATGTAGTACAGGAAGTAATCCAGGAGCAGACAGTGCGTCTGACTCCCAAGAAGCAACGACAGTGGCGGTAGAGACTGCGGCGGATGATACGTCAGACTCCGGTGAACCGGATATGACGATGCATCGGCCGAAGGAGGGGCAGAACCTTACAGAGTACAGTGACGATCTCGGTGCTGACGGAGCTGGACTGAACAGTTCGGAGCGGGAGAGAGTCAAAGATTTGGTTGTCGGATTCTACAATGATCTGCCGGAGAACGAGTCCGAACGCCGTGACCTCCTCCTTGACACGGCTGACAAACACTGTGCGTTTGAAGAAAATTACACCAGTCGCGTGAACAAGTCCGCGCTCGAGGAGAATGGGTCCGACATGGACAACGCGGTGCGGCGGGCGCATTACGGGGCGCAGATTGCGAACGAGTTCAATGGACAGGTCCCGGTCGAGCCGTTTGCGGATATCCGGAGTGGGACAGGTGATGTGACGAAGTATGCGCCGCTGGTCGGAAGTTACAATCAAATGAGTGAGGCAGCATGTAATGCCTCGGAGGAGCGGACGGATGCGGCGATCCAGGACTACCAATTTGCGACGTTGATGTTTGGGGTGGATGCGGCGTTGATCTCGACTGGGGCGTTTTACCGGCCGGCGTTCGTGGGGACACGGTTCACGGCGAACAAGGCCAGCCAGGTCGGGTTGTACCGATTGCGGTACATGTGTGGTGACCGGTGCTGGGCCTTGGCGATGAGTGAGGTCCACGTCACATATCGGACGTCGATGGCAACCATGACCTCGAACCTGCTGCGGCAGGCCGGAGAGATGGGAACCAAGTTGAGCCGGGAGGATCTGGAAGTGGTCGCAGCGGAGTACGATACCGATGTGGAACAGATGCTGAACGAGGTGAACGCGTCGACGGCATCAGAAGCGTTGGAATCTGCAGCAGCTGACCTTACAGAATGCGGTGATACAGTCCTCGAGTCAGATGATGCTGACAATGGTGACAGCAGCAGTGATGGGATCTTGGGCGGTGGCGGTGGTAATGACGGCCTCTTTGGAGGTGATGGAGTTGATGCCGGTGATGTCGTAGAGAAAGGCGAAGATACGCTGAATAAGACGGCGGAAGCAGCGGAGGATTGCCGAGATCCGTGAGGTCGGTCATCACGTAGAGTAGATCGTGTTGCTATCCTGGGTTTACTCGTCGAAGTGTCACTTTGTCTACTGAGAATTCTAAAGAATACTTGTTTGAAAGCCCCTGGCAGGCTCGAGTCCCGCGCCTCGCTGCGCTCCTCTCAGGTTGCGGTGCTTGCGTCGGCGGGGTTCCTCGAGCCTGCCAGCCCCTTTTAGTCCCACCAACGTGGAGAAATCAGCCAGCCACCGTTAGGTTGGGGTTCAATCGTAGCGACCGGCACGCCCCGCTCGCCGCTGCCGCCCTCCGCGTCGCACACGGCTCACTTCGTTCGCCGTTTCGCGACCGACCATTCCGGGCTGCCTGCCTGCAGTCGCGGGCGGGCTGCCGGGCTAAAATGCATGTGCCCTCGACGCCAGCGGGTAAGCCCGTCGGTTGCGCCCCTCGCGGGCTTTCGCGTTCCAGCGCTTGATGCCGCCTGCGCTTCCCGCGCCACATGACGGCGCGGGTGCTCGGCGACAGTCGCGCTGGACACGGACCCGCCGTCCGGGCCGGACACGAGCGGGCTTACTCCGCTGGCCGCTCGCTCCGGGCGGATCGGCGCGCGGTGCTGGTTGGGGCCACCTCACTCAGGCGCGCTCTCGCTCGCGCCCAATAGGGCGCTCGCGAAGGCGCGAGCGAGAGCGCGCAGATGTGACTGTCGGTCGTAGTCGTCGGAAAACCGCGATGTTTGGGCATCGCGGTGGCGGCGCGTGAGCGCCTTCGGATCAGTGAGATCCAATGTCTAGTAAGAACTCGAGTAGCAAGGTCGTTACGGTCGATGAACAGGCATTCGAACATGCGGACGATCAGGCGGTCGATGAAGGCCGCTTCCCGGTCGTCGACGAGACGCCGGAGTTCGAGGCGACGGTGGAGCAGGAGACGCAAGCAAAAGTAGATGCGAACCACCCAGACGGGATCGCAGACACCAGTGGAGATCGGATCCACGGCGCAACCCTGGCCCAAGAGGAGCGCATTCGGGCTCGAGAGGACGAACTCGAGCGAATCAGTGCCCAAGCCGAGCTCGGGCAGCAGGATGGTCGGGCGTGGCGCACCCGGAAGAAGGTCAACGAAATGCGTCGCGACGAGCAGACGGACACACGGGCCGATCCTCGAGCAAAACTCGAACAGGAGACGCTAGCAGAGGTCAATCAATTCGCGCAACGGTTGGCGGACGACGTCAACAGTAGCTACACACGAGCCGTCATCGCGAAGCGCATCGCCAGTCGGATCCTCGAGGGTGCAGAGCTGTTCGAGGCAGTCATGGAGACAAAAGACGAGATGCTGAACGAAGCCGGAACGATCGTTCCGATCGGGCAACTCGAGGATGTCGATCGTGGCGAGGTCAGCGTTGAAGGTCGCATCATCGAACTGTGGGAACCTGCCTGTCCCAGTCAGCAGCAGGTCGGGTTGATCGAAGACGATAGCGGGAGGACGAAGCTGACGAATTGGAAGGCCTCTCGGGCACCGTGGATCAAAGAAGGTGAGCGCGTGCGCATTCACGGGGCAGCGAAAAACTGGTACGAGGGACGCGTCTCACTGGCAATCACCGGGTGGACTACGATCCACTTCCCGGAGCGTGACCGCTGGTGGGAAGCGTAGCCATCGTGTCTCCCCTTCATTTTTGCTGTGCGCCGGACCGACCCGAACCCCGCCACCCCACCCTCCGCTCCGTGCTCGCTCTCTCCAGTCGCTGTGCGCGCAGCCACAACCTCTGTTCTCAAATACGATTTATTCTAAGAATCAGGTGAAAGCGCATCAGACTTCGGTGAGTCTATCTGGCCCCGCAAGGGGTGCGGGCGCATGAGCGCCTAGGATACAACAGATGACAGATGAGGACTATTTCATCTGCGATATTTGTGGTGAACGCTTTGAGACGAAGAATGCATTAGGAGGCCATGTTAGTGGCCATAGTCGTCGAATACCGGACAAACAGCTGCTGGCTGAACTTGACCGTCTCGAGGACGAGTTGGGACGTTCGCCGACAATTAGAGAGATGGACGAGTTAGGGGACTACTCAGCAGCGACATACAAAGAGCGTTTTGACAGTTGGACAAACGCACTCCAGTTGGCTGGGTACGAACCGATTCAAGAATATCGCGTTTGCAAAGAAGCAATCCTTGACGAAATAGTCAGCTTAGCAGACCCGCACGGTAAGCCACCGACGGCCACTGAAATGCGATCCAGAGGAGAGTATTCGGTCAAAGTCGCGCAGAATCATTTTGGAAGCTGGAATGAAGCGTTACAAGCCGCCGGATACGATCCCCATCATCGGCATCGTATCTCCGATGAGGAATTACTTGAAGAAATTCACCGGCTTGTCGACGAGTTAGACAAAGTACCGACCGCCCAAGAAATGAGTGATCACGGCCAGTATTCACATCGTCCCTATTTCCGGCG from Halopiger xanaduensis SH-6 includes these protein-coding regions:
- a CDS encoding SOSS complex subunit B family protein yields the protein MSSKNSSSKVVTVDEQAFEHADDQAVDEGRFPVVDETPEFEATVEQETQAKVDANHPDGIADTSGDRIHGATLAQEERIRAREDELERISAQAELGQQDGRAWRTRKKVNEMRRDEQTDTRADPRAKLEQETLAEVNQFAQRLADDVNSSYTRAVIAKRIASRILEGAELFEAVMETKDEMLNEAGTIVPIGQLEDVDRGEVSVEGRIIELWEPACPSQQQVGLIEDDSGRTKLTNWKASRAPWIKEGERVRIHGAAKNWYEGRVSLAITGWTTIHFPERDRWWEA
- a CDS encoding PadR family transcriptional regulator; the protein is MFDLTKFQRDLLYVIAGQDEPHGLAIKDELEEYYEKEIHHGRLYPNLDTVVDKGLVEKGELDRRTNYYTITARGRRELKARREWEDQYVGELLSTAE
- a CDS encoding homing endonuclease associated repeat-containing protein — translated: MTDEDYFICDICGERFETKNALGGHVSGHSRRIPDKQLLAELDRLEDELGRSPTIREMDELGDYSAATYKERFDSWTNALQLAGYEPIQEYRVCKEAILDEIVSLADPHGKPPTATEMRSRGEYSVKVAQNHFGSWNEALQAAGYDPHHRHRISDEELLEEIHRLVDELDKVPTAQEMSDHGQYSHRPYFRRWDGWQAAVRAAGYEPVGRPSGPDNYKWKDQSAHEWCGYGDNWKEQRLKALKRDNFTCQTPGCERTQRAHREEFSVGLNVHHIRPLSAFGEAESEVNFERANQLENLVTVCVEHHYLWERVSPLRLDTR
- a CDS encoding DUF7837 family putative zinc-binding protein — translated: MSTTNSPSLGTCPFCHAEITSSNVILEYETATGPTVYAECPECRDVVTPE
- a CDS encoding lamin tail domain-containing protein, which translates into the protein MSEDSKLKKICVYGFGILMLLGGLGGMFEGGLGLLGGPILIVTSLLLIPKTRPLITDAIDSAGGPDLSTVGRGAFIGLIIVGFVVGGALLPAADTQETEGVETPPSPSNSTDSPDSTSEPSSGDLDSTSDSSTDESTDSLGSSSDDSSGTSSGDSSDSPSEVSRDDSSGDTTSESPDDSTSDSSDQSTDSGQETSWTVTVLSVTDGDTMDVRMPDGSTDTIRLLGVDTPETSAGNTDPTEWEGIPDNADGREWLEQWGSEASEYAEERLAGEEIYIEVDEESDRRGTYDRLLVYAYQSESSSTSFNLRLIENGYARMYDSQFSQRSTHQSAESEAQNNNVGVWDYSGSSSPPSGDGGSQDGDIVVSTIHADANGNDHENLNDEYIELTNEGRSSVDMTGWTISDDADHTYHIPSGFTLDAGESVIIYSGSGSDTDTELYWGSGSAIWNNSGDTIIVTNADGETVINREY
- a CDS encoding zinc-ribbon domain-containing protein — its product is MLFVAVNWLLDLVSRNEVVSECRHCGTTVDSDTETCPACGADAIVQYQIP